DNA sequence from the Pseudomonas fluorescens Q2-87 genome:
GATATCGCCCGGCGAACCTTGCCCAATGCCTCGAAATAACGCAACAGAATCACCGTGTCGGCCAGGTAAGTAATGTCCACGGGCGCTTGCATGTCGCCGACCAGGCCATGCTGGGCAACGGTCATGAAAGTCGCCGCGCCCTTGCGGTTGAGGTAGAGCAACAGCTCGTGCATATGCAGAACCAAGGCGTTTTCCTCTGGCATGGCCGCCTGGTAGCCGTTGATGCTGTCGATAACCACTGTCTTGATATCGCCTTCATCGACACAACGGCGCACCCGGTGGGAAAACTCGCCGGGGGACAGTTCGGCGGCATCCACCTGTTCAATCAGCAGGTTGCCGGTTCGCTGCAGTGCCGGCAGGTCAATACCGATGTTTTTCATGCGCTCGAACAACAAGCCCAACTCTTCATCGAAGATGAACAGCGCGGCCTTTTCACCGCGATGCACCGCGGCGGCCGCGAAGATCATCGAGATCAACGATTTGCCGGTACCGGCAGGGCCCAGGATCAAGGTGCTGGAACCGGTCTCGATACCGCCACCCAGCAGGGCGTCCATTTCCCCGATGCCACTGGACAGTTGCTGGCGCAAATATTGACCGCGGTGTTCGGCGGCCACCAGGCGCGGAAAGACATGAACCCCGTCGCCCATGATGGTGAAGTCATGGTAGCCACCGCGGTATTTCTGCCCGCGATACTTGACCACCCGGATCCGTCGCCGCTCGGCGCCGTAGTTGGGGGTCAGCTCTTCCAGGCGGATCACCCCGTGGGCCACGCTGTGCACGGTCTTGTCGAGGGATTCGGTGGTCAGGTCGTCAAGCAGCAGGACGGTGGCGTCGTAGCGCACGAAGTAATGCTTGATCGCCAGGATCTGGCGGCGGTAGCGCAGGGAGCTTTGCGCCAGGAGGCGGATCTCCGACAGGCTGTCGAGCACCACCCGGGTCGGCTTGAACCGCTCGACCACTTCAAAAATCTGCCGGGTCGCTTCGCCCAGCTCCAGGTCCGAGGAATACAGCAAGCTTTGCTGATGCTCGGCATTGAGCAGGCTCTCGGGCGGGGTCAGCTCGAAAATATGGATGTTATCGTCCAGCGTCCACCCGTGGGAGGCAGCGCCTTGGCGCAGCTCACGCTCGGTTTCCGATAGCGTGATGTACAACGAGCGCTCGCCAGCCTGGGAACCGGCCAGTAGAAAATGCAGCGCGACCGTGGTTTTACCGGTGCCCGGTTCCCCTTCCAGCAGGAACACGTGGCCGCGGGACAGACCACCGGAAAGGATGTCATCCAATCCTTCGATACCGATGGCGGCTTTTGCACTGATCAACTCGTTTGATGTAGACAAAAATAGCCCTCTCATGACTAGGGAAGTGGGCAGCAGGCGGGGTAACGCCTGAAATGAACTGCCTGATCACTTGACCTTCGGCGGTGGTGGCGGTTCCGCTTCCTTTTACAAAACGCGCAGTGCCGCACAACTTCGAGAAGGTCTATAAACCCTGTTGCAAGGCCGGATCGTCGGGGTTG
Encoded proteins:
- a CDS encoding ATPase domain-containing protein; the encoded protein is MSTSNELISAKAAIGIEGLDDILSGGLSRGHVFLLEGEPGTGKTTVALHFLLAGSQAGERSLYITLSETERELRQGAASHGWTLDDNIHIFELTPPESLLNAEHQQSLLYSSDLELGEATRQIFEVVERFKPTRVVLDSLSEIRLLAQSSLRYRRQILAIKHYFVRYDATVLLLDDLTTESLDKTVHSVAHGVIRLEELTPNYGAERRRIRVVKYRGQKYRGGYHDFTIMGDGVHVFPRLVAAEHRGQYLRQQLSSGIGEMDALLGGGIETGSSTLILGPAGTGKSLISMIFAAAAVHRGEKAALFIFDEELGLLFERMKNIGIDLPALQRTGNLLIEQVDAAELSPGEFSHRVRRCVDEGDIKTVVIDSINGYQAAMPEENALVLHMHELLLYLNRKGAATFMTVAQHGLVGDMQAPVDITYLADTVILLRYFEALGKVRRAISIIKKRTGSHESTIREYRISSQGMTIGEPLEAFQGVLRGVPNYMGADNPLLKDDLQ